The sequence CCTGTTCGGTGGCGGCGGGGGCGAGGGAGCAGAGGAAGCGCGATCGGTTGATCTCGCTCTCGTGCACACCCGCGCGGGCGACGGTCCGGTACTGCTCCTGCATCCGTCCACCCTATGCGCCGCCGCGCCTGCGGGTTCCGGCGGGAATGGCGGGCGGTGGCCGTCCGTTGTCCGGGCATGAGCACAGAGGCAGAGACGATCCGGCGGATTCTTCAGGACTCGGGCGACACGTGGGCGGTGGTGGGCCTCTCCGACAACCGCTCCCGTGCCGCCTACGGGGTCGCGCAGGTCCTCCAGCGCTTCGGCAAGCGCGTGGTGCCGGTGCACCCGAAGGCCGAGACGGTGCACGGGGAGCAGGGGTACGCCTCGCTGGCGGAGATCCCGTTCCCGGTGGATGTGGTGGACGTGTTCGTCAACAGCGAGCTGGCGGGCGGGGTCGCGGACGAGGCGGTGTCGGTGGGGGCGAAGGCGGTCTGGTTCCAGCTCGGCGTGGTGGACACGGAGGCGTACGAGCGGACGCGCGCGGCGGGGCTGGAGATGGTGATGGACCGGTGCCCGGCCATCGAGATCCCGCAGCTGGGGTAGGGGTGTCGGGGGCGCTCGGGGTGGGCATGCATCCCCGCCGTGAGCGACCCTCTCGACGGCGACCGGCTGTCCGCCGCACTGTCCGCGCTGGGCGTGCGCCCCGGCGACGTGCTGCTGGTGCATGCCTCCCTGCGGGCGGTGGGGCCCGTCGTCGGCGGGCCCACCGCCGTGCTGGCGGCCCTGCGGCAAGCGGTGGGGCGGGAAGGGACCGTGGTGGTCCCCACCTTCACCCCGGAGAACTCGGACACCTCGCCGCACTACCTCGCCCGGGTGGGAGGCCTGGACGCCGAGGCGCGGGAAGCCGTCCGCGCGTCGATGCCGCCCTTCGACCCGGCGACCACCCCCGCCCCCTCGGTCGGCGCCCTCGCCGAGACCGTACGGACGGCCGCGGGGGCCGGGCGCAGCGGCCACCCGCAGACCTCCTTCGCCGCGATCGGCCCCGGGGCCGGGAAGCTGCTCGCCGGGCACCGGCCGGACTGCCACCTCGGCGAGGACTCCCCGCTCGCCCGGCTGTACGAGGCCGACGCCCGGATCCTCCTGCTCGGCACCGGCTACGACACCTGCACCGCCTTCCACCTGGGCGAGTACCGCAGACCCGGTCCGCCCCTGCGCACCTACCGCTGTGTGGTGACCCTGCGGGGTGTGCGGCAGTGGTGGGCGTACGAGGATGTCGCCCTGGACGACGGCGACTTCGGGTCCCTCGGCGCCGCCTTCGAGGAGGCCGCCGGCCCCGGTGACGTACGGACGGCTCTGCTCGGGTCCGCGCCGTGCAGGCTCCTCCGGCTGCGGGCGGCCGTCGACTTCGCCACCGGGTGGCTCACGGACCACCGGTAGGCGGCGTCAGACCCCCAGCCCCTCCACGACCACCGCGCCCGGGAGGGCGGCGAGCGCCTTGCCCGGCACGATGAGCTTGCCCCGGCGGCTGCCGCTGCCGATCAGGACCCACTCCTCGTCCACGACGGCGGGGTCCAGCAGCAGGGGCCACGCAGCGGGCAGGCCGATCGGGGTGATGCCGCCGTACTCCATGCCGCTCTCGCCGACCGCCGTGTCCATCGCCGCGAAGGACGCCTTACGGGCGCCGAGGTGCTTGCGTACCGCGCCGTTGACGTCGACCCGGGTGCGGGAGAGCACCACACAGGCGGCGAGGGTGGTCTCTCCGCCGCGTTTGCCCGCCACGACGACGCAGTTGGCCGAGGTGTCCAGCAGGTCGGCCCCGTGGTGCTGGACGAAGACCGCCGTGTCGGCGACGGCCGGGTCCGTATCGACGTGGACGATCCGGTCGGCGGTGATGTCGCCCCACCCGGCGGCGAGGGCCGCTGCGACGGGGGCGGGGAGCAGGTCGAGTCGTTCCGAGGCGGGAGAGGCATCCTCGAAGGTGCCGATGGGTGCGCGCATGCGGTCACGCTAACAGCGTACGGAGGGCGGCCGGTTGGCCGTCTCACGCCAGGCGGCGTGCCTCACGGAGCGTCCGGCGCCTGGTCCAGGTCGGCCAGCGCGAGCAGCTGCTCGGATGTGACGCCCTCCGGGATGGGTACGGGGGCCGGCGTGCGCAGGGGCGGCTGCCACCCCTTCTCCGGGTCCCAGCCCCGTACGACCCGGGCCGGGGCCCCCGCGACCACCGCGTGGTCGGGGACCTCGCCCCGTACGACCGCGCCCGCCGCGACCACCACATTGCGGCCGAGCCGGGCGCCGGGCAGGATCACCGCGCCGGTGCCGATCCAGCAGCCGGGGCCGATCTCCACCGGCTCCATCCGGGGCCACTGCTTGCCCACGGGCTCGTCCGGGTCGTCGTAGCTGTGGTTCGTCGAGGTGATGTAGACGTACGGACCGCAGTACGTGTCCGAGCCGATGGTCACCGTCGTGTCGGCGATGACGTGGCTGCCGCGCCCCAGCACCACCCCGTCGCCCAGCGTGAGGATCGGCTCGGGCCCCAGGTCCAGGTCCGGCATCATCCCGGCCGTGAGGGTCACCTGCTCGCCGATGATGCAGTGGCCGCCGAGCCGGATCCACGGCTCGCCGAAGACGGTGCCCTGCGGGAAGGCGAGCCGGGTCCCCTCCCCGATCCCGCCGAACCGCAGCCGGCCGGGGTGCCCGGCGGTGACGGCGCCCGCGTCCTGCGCCCACTCCCAGACGCGGTGGACCACCCAGGAGGCGACGCGGCGGCGGGGGCGGGCGAGGAAGGAGAACGTGTTTCGGTTCTTCGGCACGGGCTCACGGTAGTCGGCGCGGGTGGCGGCGATCCGTGCGGTGACCTGTGATGTTCGCCCTACCCCCCGGCGTACGCGGGGAGCCGTCGCCTACCGTGTGAGGCGGCCCGATCCCGATCGCAGGCCCCCAGGAGCAGCACACCGGACCACCGAGGAGCAGGCCATGGCGGAACAGGCGTTGATCACGGGCATGGGCGGCAAGGAGCCGGACATCGACGCGGACGCGTTCGTGGCCCCGACCTCCGTGGTGATCGGGGAGGTGACGCTGGCCGCCGGTTCCAGCGTCTGGTACCAGGCGGTACTGCGCGCCGACTGCGGGCCGATCACGCTCGGTCCGGACAGCAACATCCAGGACAATTGCAGCGTCCACACCGACCCGGGCTTCCCGCTCACGGTGGGCGCGCGCGTCTCGGTCGGCCACAACGCGGTGCTGCACGGCTGTGTGATCGAGGACGACGTGCTGGTGGGGATGGGCGCCACGGTGCTCAACGGCGCGCACATCGGCGCCGGGTCCCTGGTCGCGGCGCAGGCGCTCGTACCGCAGGGGATGCAGGTGCCGCCGGGGTCGCTGGTCGCGGGCGTGCCCGCCAAGGTGAAGCGGCCGCTGACGGAGGAGGAGCAGGAGGGCATCCGGTTCAACGCGGCCGGTTACGTGGAGCTGGCCAAGGCCCACCGCGCGGCGCACGAGGGCTGAGCCCCGGCCGGGCACGGACGCACCCCGCACAGCCGGAAGCCGCCGCTCCTCTCCCCGACCGGAGGGGGCGGCGGCCCCGGGACCATGCGCCCGCGGGCGTCAGCTGTTGGGGCGCAGGGTCCACACGACGGTCATCTCGCCGGTGACCGCGCCGTCGGCGCGGGCGATCTCGATGGCGACGGGGAATTCCGGCCGCTGCCCGGCGTCCAGCTCGGCTACCACGTCGGCGATCGGGCGGCCGAGGGTGGCGGTCGCGGTGACCTCGCCCATGGCGAGCTTCTTGTAGCCGATCTCGGCCTTCACTGCGAGCGGCACCGCCCGGGACATCTGGTCGCCGAACGCGGCGATGACGATGGCGCCGCTGGCGGACTCGGCGAGCGTGAACATGGCTCCGGCGTGCGGTCCGCCGACGTGGTTGTGGTAGTCCGCCTGGTCGGGCAGCCGGACGACGGCCCGCTCCGGGGTGGTCTCCAGGAATTCGAGGTTGAGGGTCCGGGCCATCGGGACCGTCGCGACGAGCATCTCGCCGACGGACATCTGTTCAGCGCTCATGGACCGAAGGTTACTCATGAGTAGCCAGATTTGGCCATCCCCTGCGCCCGGTTCGGGCATCCCCCTGTTACGGCACCGGGACAGCACTGGGACAGGGGCGGGCGTAGCAGTGCACACGACACCCATCTATGGTTACTGGCCATGTGGCCAGGACAGCAGCCGCCCGGGGGCGAGCAGAACCCGCAGGACCCGAACCAGAACCCGTACCAGCAGCCGGGGTACCAGCAGCCGAATCCCTATCAGCAACCGGGATATCCGCAGCAGGGGCAGCAGCCGGGGCAGTCCGGCGCGCCCGGATACCCGCCGGGCCAGCCCGGACAGCAGGGGCAGCCAGGTCAGCCCGGCTACGGACAGCCGGGCTACGGACAGCAGCCCGGGTACGGACAGCCCGGCTACGGGCAGCCCAATCCGTACCAGCAGCCGACCGTCCCGCAGTACGCGGTGCCGGGTCCGCCCGGCGGGCCCAAGCCGGACGACGGCAGGAAGAAGACGACCGTCATCGCCATCGTCGCGGCGACCGCCGTCGTCGTGGCCGCCGTCGTCACCGGCGTCATCGTGATGAACAACAAGGACGACGACGGCGGATCGACCGTCGCCGACGACAAGAAGTCCGCCTCCCCCAGCGCGAAGCCGAGCGTGTCGGAGGAGGCGAGCTCCGCTCCGGTGGAGAACCCGCGCGGCTCCGAGGACGACCCCAAGCCCCTCATCCCGGGGTGGAAGGTCGTCACCAACCCGAAGTGGGGCACGCAGTTCGACGTGCCCGGTGACTGGGAGGTCTCCAGCTCGGGTGTGTTCGCCGGGTTCGAGGACGCCAAGAATCCCACGGGCAAGCCCGTCGCCGGTTTCTCCGCGCCCGCCTACTACAAGAGCAAGTGGTGCGTCGACGACTCCGACAAGGACGGCCGCGAGGAGGAGACCGAGCTGGCGGGCGTCGGCACCAAGGGCGCGCGCGGGGCGAAGAACGCCGACGAGGCCGCGCGGGCCGAGGCGGGCACCTGGGTGTGGGCGGCCTACGCCCAGTCCGACTCCAAGGACAAGGTCAAGATCGACCCGGCCAAGCCGTTCACCACCAAGTCGGGTCTCTCCGGCAGCGTGGTGACCGCCACCGCGACCGGTCTGACCAAGAAGGAGAAGTGCGACACCGACGGCAAGTCGATCGCCTTCTCGTTCAAGAACGGCAACGACGAGTTCTCGACCTGGATCCTCTACGGCCCCAAGGGCGTCGAGGGTGAGCTGCCGGACACCACCATCCAGCAGATCCTGAGCACGGTCCGCCTCACCGCCGACAAGCCGACCGGCTGACGCCACTCACGCCGCTGACGCCCGCTCTCCGGTCCGGGAACGCTGTCCCCCGGGCCGGAGGGCGGGCGCCGTGCTGCTCAGCCGCTGTTCAAGACGTCCCGTCACCGCTCAGCCGATGCTGAAGGCGCCGTCCGGCGGCTCGGGCGAGGCGACGGCGTCCGCGTCCGCCACCGGGCGGGCCGCGCCGGTGAGCCGGACCAGCGCCTGCCCCTCGGTGACCCGGGCCGGAAAGGCGTCGGCGGCGCAACGGCGGGTGAGCGGCGCCGTGTCGATCGGGGCGTGCGAGGCGAGCAGCACGACGTTGCCGAACCGCCGCCCGCGCAGCACCGCCGGCTCACCGATCAGCGCCAGCTCCGCGAAGACCGCCGCGAAGTTGGCCAGTTGGGACCGGAGGAACGCGAACGGCGCGCTGTCCGCCAGGTTGGCGGCGTAGACCCCGTCCGGCCGCAGCACCCGCCCGGCGGCCCGCGCGTACTCCACCGACGTGAGGTGCGCCGGGACCCGCGAGCCGCCGAAGACGTCCGCGACGACCACATCGGCGGACGCGGCCGGTGCCGCCTCCAGCCGGGCCCGGGCGTCGGCGGCGTGCACGGAGATGCCGCTGCCGTCGGGCAGCGGCAGGTGTTCCCGCACCATCCGCAGCAGCTCCCGGTC is a genomic window of Streptomyces sp. SID8374 containing:
- a CDS encoding fused MFS/spermidine synthase: MNEPIPVIREVDCGTARLLPDVDRDRAWLLTVDDAPQSYVDLDDPAYLEFEYVRRLAHVLDCAAPEGAPLDVLHLGGGALTLPRYVAATRPGSRQDVVEADRELLRMVREHLPLPDGSGISVHAADARARLEAAPAASADVVVADVFGGSRVPAHLTSVEYARAAGRVLRPDGVYAANLADSAPFAFLRSQLANFAAVFAELALIGEPAVLRGRRFGNVVLLASHAPIDTAPLTRRCAADAFPARVTEGQALVRLTGAARPVADADAVASPEPPDGAFSIG
- a CDS encoding CoA-binding protein, yielding MSTEAETIRRILQDSGDTWAVVGLSDNRSRAAYGVAQVLQRFGKRVVPVHPKAETVHGEQGYASLAEIPFPVDVVDVFVNSELAGGVADEAVSVGAKAVWFQLGVVDTEAYERTRAAGLEMVMDRCPAIEIPQLG
- a CDS encoding AAC(3) family N-acetyltransferase; protein product: MSDPLDGDRLSAALSALGVRPGDVLLVHASLRAVGPVVGGPTAVLAALRQAVGREGTVVVPTFTPENSDTSPHYLARVGGLDAEAREAVRASMPPFDPATTPAPSVGALAETVRTAAGAGRSGHPQTSFAAIGPGAGKLLAGHRPDCHLGEDSPLARLYEADARILLLGTGYDTCTAFHLGEYRRPGPPLRTYRCVVTLRGVRQWWAYEDVALDDGDFGSLGAAFEEAAGPGDVRTALLGSAPCRLLRLRAAVDFATGWLTDHR
- a CDS encoding YbaK/EbsC family protein; its protein translation is MRAPIGTFEDASPASERLDLLPAPVAAALAAGWGDITADRIVHVDTDPAVADTAVFVQHHGADLLDTSANCVVVAGKRGGETTLAACVVLSRTRVDVNGAVRKHLGARKASFAAMDTAVGESGMEYGGITPIGLPAAWPLLLDPAVVDEEWVLIGSGSRRGKLIVPGKALAALPGAVVVEGLGV
- a CDS encoding acyltransferase, whose amino-acid sequence is MPKNRNTFSFLARPRRRVASWVVHRVWEWAQDAGAVTAGHPGRLRFGGIGEGTRLAFPQGTVFGEPWIRLGGHCIIGEQVTLTAGMMPDLDLGPEPILTLGDGVVLGRGSHVIADTTVTIGSDTYCGPYVYITSTNHSYDDPDEPVGKQWPRMEPVEIGPGCWIGTGAVILPGARLGRNVVVAAGAVVRGEVPDHAVVAGAPARVVRGWDPEKGWQPPLRTPAPVPIPEGVTSEQLLALADLDQAPDAP
- a CDS encoding gamma carbonic anhydrase family protein encodes the protein MAEQALITGMGGKEPDIDADAFVAPTSVVIGEVTLAAGSSVWYQAVLRADCGPITLGPDSNIQDNCSVHTDPGFPLTVGARVSVGHNAVLHGCVIEDDVLVGMGATVLNGAHIGAGSLVAAQALVPQGMQVPPGSLVAGVPAKVKRPLTEEEQEGIRFNAAGYVELAKAHRAAHEG
- a CDS encoding DUF4442 domain-containing protein yields the protein MSVGEMLVATVPMARTLNLEFLETTPERAVVRLPDQADYHNHVGGPHAGAMFTLAESASGAIVIAAFGDQMSRAVPLAVKAEIGYKKLAMGEVTATATLGRPIADVVAELDAGQRPEFPVAIEIARADGAVTGEMTVVWTLRPNS